The Dictyoglomus sp. NZ13-RE01 genome has a segment encoding these proteins:
- a CDS encoding xylose isomerase, with amino-acid sequence MGFVDHRPQKILRSKEELLKHLKTFKLDLKFSVGIWYFSPSANRFHEPYGEPKDIKQRLEMIAETAKYGVKGVEAHYPNEVNEENLHLYKQLEKETGIRLVMVAPHIFYSRMYEFGSLSNPIEKYRQKAIETLISTLKIVKEANADVCVIWPGIDGYTYSYGHLYYHMWSNFESAVAYAMDQVPGVRVAIEPKPYEPAPNNIYRTTADGILAARDIEAQLKNPENLKILQEGHALVGLNPEVGHVRMGFEDLPYAYMRVAREGRLFHTHWNSQPMGNYDQDLNVGVIDWDNTEALLYALKMVGYQGYFGIDINPERMPVLKAIEINTKVMEIMNERIEKLPHERILECYFDPENHRGELELILAESKR; translated from the coding sequence TTTTTCTCCATCTGCAAATAGGTTTCACGAGCCTTATGGTGAACCGAAAGATATAAAGCAGAGATTAGAGATGATAGCAGAAACTGCAAAATATGGAGTTAAAGGTGTAGAAGCCCATTATCCTAATGAAGTGAATGAAGAAAACTTACATCTATATAAACAGTTGGAAAAGGAAACAGGAATAAGGTTAGTAATGGTAGCTCCCCACATCTTTTATTCAAGAATGTATGAGTTTGGCTCCTTATCCAATCCCATAGAAAAGTATAGACAGAAGGCAATTGAAACCTTAATATCCACTTTGAAGATTGTTAAAGAGGCAAATGCGGATGTTTGTGTTATTTGGCCAGGAATTGATGGATATACTTATTCTTATGGTCATCTCTATTATCACATGTGGTCTAATTTTGAGTCTGCAGTAGCTTATGCTATGGATCAGGTTCCAGGAGTTAGGGTAGCTATTGAGCCAAAACCATATGAACCTGCTCCTAATAATATATATAGAACTACTGCAGATGGTATTCTTGCTGCCAGAGATATTGAGGCTCAGCTTAAAAATCCAGAGAATTTAAAGATTCTTCAAGAGGGGCATGCATTAGTAGGGTTAAATCCAGAGGTTGGACATGTAAGGATGGGCTTTGAGGATTTGCCTTATGCCTATATGAGGGTTGCAAGAGAAGGAAGACTTTTCCATACTCATTGGAATAGTCAGCCCATGGGAAACTACGATCAGGATCTAAATGTAGGTGTAATTGATTGGGATAATACAGAGGCTCTTTTATATGCTTTGAAAATGGTTGGTTATCAAGGATATTTTGGAATTGATATAAATCCTGAGAGAATGCCAGTTTTGAAAGCAATAGAGATTAATACTAAGGTCATGGAGATAATGAATGAGCGAATAGAAAAACTTCCTCATGAAAGGATCCTTGAGTGTTACTTTGACCCAGAAAATCACCGTGGTGAATTAGAATTAATCTTAGCAGAAAGTAAAAGATAA
- a CDS encoding transcriptional regulator NrdR — translation MRCPFCGNPETSVLDTREIEDQTVVRRRRFCNVCGGRFTTYERIEDKPILVIKKDGRREPFDKNKLLLGLQRATVKRNIENEKLEEIIDDILREIRKQGLSEIRSKDLGMMVLERLRKLDVVAYIRFASVYQEFSSVDEFSKLLSELEKEKNL, via the coding sequence ATGAGATGTCCTTTTTGTGGTAATCCAGAGACAAGTGTCTTAGATACAAGAGAGATTGAGGATCAAACAGTTGTTAGGAGGAGAAGATTTTGCAATGTTTGTGGGGGGAGGTTTACCACCTATGAGAGGATCGAAGATAAACCTATATTAGTGATTAAGAAGGATGGAAGAAGAGAGCCTTTTGATAAAAATAAGCTTCTTTTAGGGCTTCAAAGGGCTACAGTAAAAAGGAATATTGAGAATGAAAAGTTGGAAGAGATAATAGATGATATCTTAAGAGAGATAAGAAAACAAGGACTTAGTGAGATTAGATCAAAGGATTTGGGTATGATGGTGTTGGAAAGATTAAGAAAATTGGATGTGGTAGCCTATATTAGATTTGCTTCAGTTTATCAAGAGTTTAGCTCTGTAGATGAATTTTCTAAGCTTCTTTCAGAATTGGAAAAAGAGAAAAATCTTTGA